One genomic segment of Mycolicibacterium chubuense NBB4 includes these proteins:
- a CDS encoding MspA family porin, which translates to MKLPVRLLAALTVGVGVLFAGSGTSHAALDNQLSLVDGQGRTLTIQQWNTFLNGVSPLDRNRLTREWFHSGKAVYSVTGKGADDFTGTLELGYQIGFPWSLGVGINFSYTTPNVALDKQDVIGTRNGLIDLFPPISTPPLLPGVSFSADLGNGPGVQEVATFSVDVKGPKGAVAVSNAHGTVTGAAGGVLLRPYARLISSTGDSVTTYGEPWNMN; encoded by the coding sequence ATGAAGCTACCCGTTCGTCTGCTCGCCGCACTCACCGTCGGGGTGGGGGTTCTGTTCGCGGGCAGCGGGACTTCGCATGCCGCCCTGGACAATCAGCTCAGTCTCGTCGACGGGCAGGGTCGCACTTTGACCATTCAGCAGTGGAATACCTTCCTCAACGGAGTCTCTCCCCTGGACCGAAACCGGTTGACCAGGGAGTGGTTCCATTCCGGCAAAGCCGTCTACTCGGTGACCGGCAAGGGCGCAGACGACTTCACGGGCACACTGGAGTTGGGTTATCAGATCGGCTTTCCATGGTCGCTGGGTGTCGGCATCAACTTCAGTTACACCACACCGAACGTCGCGCTGGATAAGCAAGATGTGATCGGCACCCGTAACGGTCTGATCGACTTGTTCCCCCCGATCTCCACCCCGCCGCTGCTGCCCGGTGTGTCGTTCTCGGCTGACCTGGGCAACGGTCCGGGGGTGCAGGAAGTCGCGACGTTCAGTGTCGACGTCAAGGGCCCGAAGGGTGCGGTCGCCGTGTCCAATGCGCACGGGACCGTCACCGGTGCGGCCGGCGGTGTACTCCTACGTCCCTATGCCCGCCTCATATCTTCTACAGGTGACAGCGTGACGACCTACGGCGAACCGTGGAACATGAACTGA
- a CDS encoding DUF4239 domain-containing protein, protein MGDYGLAGLWMLLAGSLVVAVLIATGSILLADRTLPKSVGQGHNAALSPFLTCVSLVYGALLGFTIVVAWEQFSSAETNVSNEASTIVTMYRQTVGMPVDEQTQMRALLRKYAGAVEGPEWQNSIRAGTGTESARDALNEMYTVLGNEKSSVATSPITQKFLDQLTTLASQRNQRILDAKPRIPGLLWTGLLFGGVVLLGIGGFMRLGSARAHLILLSAIAVLLGLLLFVVFWLDHPFGNELGVTSAPFEQSLNVFDSIDRGA, encoded by the coding sequence ATGGGCGACTACGGCCTGGCGGGTCTGTGGATGCTGCTAGCGGGGTCTCTTGTCGTGGCGGTACTGATCGCGACCGGCAGCATCCTGCTGGCGGATCGGACCCTCCCGAAATCGGTGGGCCAAGGGCATAACGCAGCGCTCTCGCCGTTTCTCACCTGCGTCAGCTTGGTCTACGGCGCCTTGCTCGGCTTCACGATCGTCGTGGCCTGGGAGCAGTTCTCCTCAGCAGAGACGAACGTCTCGAACGAGGCATCCACGATCGTGACGATGTACCGGCAGACCGTCGGCATGCCGGTCGACGAGCAGACTCAGATGCGGGCGTTACTCCGTAAGTATGCGGGTGCTGTCGAAGGTCCCGAATGGCAGAACTCCATACGCGCGGGCACCGGAACGGAAAGCGCCCGAGATGCGCTCAACGAGATGTACACCGTGCTCGGGAACGAGAAGTCCAGTGTCGCAACGAGCCCGATCACTCAGAAGTTCTTGGATCAACTCACCACGTTGGCGTCGCAGCGCAATCAACGGATCCTCGACGCCAAACCGCGAATACCCGGATTGCTCTGGACCGGACTGCTTTTCGGTGGCGTGGTGCTGCTGGGGATCGGCGGTTTTATGCGGCTGGGCAGTGCACGCGCCCATCTGATCTTGTTGAGCGCCATCGCGGTCCTGCTGGGCCTGCTGCTGTTCGTCGTCTTCTGGCTGGATCATCCCTTCGGCAATGAGCTAGGTGTCACGTCTGCACCGTTCGAGCAGTCGCTGAACGTGTTCGACTCCATCGACCGGGGGGCATGA
- a CDS encoding maleylpyruvate isomerase family mycothiol-dependent enzyme — MATAERTDLADLLETLTPGQWEAPSLCQGWRVRDVVAHVMSFDGVSLLGMFRRAIRGRILHINQVGVDELASLTTEQLLHRLRAHLRPQGLATTFGGRLALLDVTIHHQDIRRPLGMPRQIPAERLRCVLGASLCSPELPAWRLARGIRLAPTDLDWSHGSGPELTGPAEAVLMAITGRRSAIGELAGPGQPVLAGRLGR; from the coding sequence ATGGCCACCGCCGAGCGCACGGACCTCGCTGATCTTCTGGAAACCCTGACACCCGGGCAGTGGGAGGCGCCGTCGCTTTGTCAGGGCTGGCGGGTACGGGACGTGGTCGCTCACGTCATGAGCTTCGACGGGGTCAGTCTTCTTGGCATGTTTCGGCGCGCCATCCGGGGTCGAATCCTTCACATCAACCAGGTGGGTGTTGACGAGCTCGCATCCCTGACCACAGAACAGCTGCTCCACCGGCTGCGGGCGCATCTGAGGCCGCAGGGGCTGGCCACCACTTTCGGGGGCCGACTCGCCCTGCTCGACGTCACCATCCATCATCAGGACATCCGCCGTCCGCTGGGCATGCCTCGCCAGATCCCGGCGGAACGGCTGCGGTGCGTCCTCGGAGCCAGCTTGTGCAGCCCCGAACTGCCGGCGTGGCGCCTCGCCCGCGGTATCCGTCTGGCCCCGACCGACCTGGACTGGAGTCACGGCTCGGGACCGGAACTCACCGGTCCGGCAGAAGCCGTGCTCATGGCGATCACCGGCCGGCGAAGTGCCATCGGGGAGCTGGCCGGCCCAGGGCAGCCGGTGCTGGCCGGCCGGCTTGGCCGCTGA
- a CDS encoding response regulator transcription factor, with protein sequence MKVLMVEDEPRFASSIVMGLRAEGFVVVHVDNGVDGLWEATEHQFDVVILDIMLPRLNGYEVLRRMRAREVWTPVLMLTAKDGDYDQTDAFDLGADDYLSKPVAFIVLLARLRALLRRGAPQRPVVLSAGTLTLDPARRVVERDGAPIELTPREYGVLEYLMRRKDVVVTKQEMLQHVWDAHYSGPDNVVEVYVGYVRRKIDTPFGTNTIQTVRGAGYRLDSGEYRSGS encoded by the coding sequence GTGAAAGTGTTGATGGTCGAGGACGAACCCCGGTTCGCGTCCAGCATCGTCATGGGTTTGCGCGCTGAGGGTTTCGTAGTGGTGCATGTCGACAACGGCGTGGACGGCCTGTGGGAGGCTACGGAGCATCAGTTCGACGTGGTCATCCTCGACATCATGCTGCCTCGGCTGAACGGCTATGAGGTTCTGCGCAGAATGCGTGCACGCGAGGTGTGGACGCCGGTGTTGATGTTGACCGCCAAGGACGGCGACTATGACCAGACCGACGCCTTCGACTTGGGCGCCGACGATTACCTGAGCAAGCCGGTCGCCTTCATTGTGCTGTTGGCTCGGCTCCGTGCATTGCTGCGCCGAGGTGCTCCTCAACGTCCGGTCGTGCTGTCCGCTGGCACGCTGACGCTCGATCCCGCGCGCAGGGTTGTCGAACGTGATGGCGCGCCAATCGAGTTGACGCCACGGGAGTACGGCGTTCTGGAGTATCTGATGCGTCGCAAGGACGTGGTCGTGACCAAGCAGGAGATGCTGCAACACGTCTGGGACGCTCATTACTCGGGGCCCGACAACGTGGTCGAGGTGTATGTGGGTTACGTGCGCCGCAAGATCGATACTCCGTTCGGCACCAATACGATTCAGACAGTGCGTGGTGCTGGCTACCGGCTTGACTCCGGGGAATACCGCAGCGGTAGTTGA
- a CDS encoding phosphatase PAP2 family protein — protein sequence MDELLPNVRQPRRTGGRLRLRLWLIVTLVVVFAVLGVSAYRVGSGGAWDHDVLHWLIEQRRGWLTATAIALTEAGSPIAMGLLAVIAAALLWWRRRAPLQGIVVLSTLVVASGISTVTKVIVGAHRPPRVVQLVREVDPSFPSGHVTGTLALLGVLAVVIGRDRRAAVRVALAAGVAASTVMVAATRLYLGVHWLTDVCGGAMLGAAAVVGSSLMLDKVAGSRDGTADRPDESAAVKASPMA from the coding sequence ATGGATGAGCTGTTGCCCAACGTTCGCCAGCCGCGCCGCACCGGGGGTCGACTTCGCCTACGCCTCTGGTTGATCGTCACGTTGGTGGTCGTTTTCGCCGTCTTGGGTGTGAGCGCCTACCGAGTCGGCAGCGGAGGCGCGTGGGACCACGACGTACTCCACTGGTTGATCGAACAGCGTCGTGGCTGGCTCACCGCCACGGCCATAGCGTTGACCGAGGCGGGCAGTCCGATAGCGATGGGGCTGCTGGCCGTGATTGCGGCGGCGCTTCTGTGGTGGCGACGTCGAGCGCCGCTGCAAGGCATTGTCGTGCTGTCGACCCTGGTGGTGGCCAGCGGGATCAGCACCGTCACGAAGGTGATCGTCGGGGCGCACCGGCCGCCACGTGTCGTCCAACTGGTGCGAGAGGTGGACCCGTCATTCCCCTCCGGGCACGTCACCGGGACTCTGGCGCTGCTCGGCGTCCTAGCTGTGGTGATCGGACGCGATCGTCGGGCAGCCGTGCGAGTCGCACTCGCCGCCGGCGTCGCTGCGTCGACAGTCATGGTCGCCGCGACGCGTCTCTATCTAGGGGTGCACTGGCTGACTGATGTCTGCGGCGGAGCGATGCTCGGCGCTGCAGCAGTAGTCGGCAGCTCTCTGATGCTCGACAAGGTGGCGGGATCGCGAGATGGCACCGCCGATCGACCCGACGAGTCAGCCGCCGTGAAGGCAAGTCCGATGGCATGA
- a CDS encoding multicopper oxidase family protein, whose protein sequence is MKKDTPATLRMTRRGFLAASALGGAALVACGRSDTSAKPAAAGVADRISAVDAARPHTGKSVTAQLTPGPADIDLGGVHARTFAYNGQVPGPLIRANVGDEITVSVTAGLDHATSVHWHGIALRNDMDGAAPATPDISPGASFTYRFTSPYPGTYWAHPHTGLDTDYGLYLPVIIDDPADPGRYDAEWIVMLDDWTSGVGPSPDQIFEQLRSMSAPGGAPMPGMGGMGPAPGTRGPNGSRPSELLGSDGGDVTYPYYLVNGRIPTAATTFTAKPGQRIRLRLINAGADTAFRVALAGHRMTVTHTDGFPIQPTDVDALLLGMGERYDVTVIAGDGVFPLVAAAEGKNAVARALLSTAAGSSPDPSFRPPELTRQIGTVETFIAPTQFNLPPSSDVALQARLTGTMARYDWMINGHPYDHTVPLTIREGQRATLTFTNASMMWHPMHLHGHTFQVIKADGSPGPRKDTVIVKPMQTITVRLVADNPGIWMLHCHNGYHMDAGMMTTLDYTG, encoded by the coding sequence ATGAAAAAAGACACTCCTGCAACTCTGCGGATGACCCGGCGCGGGTTTCTGGCTGCCAGCGCCCTCGGCGGTGCCGCCCTGGTTGCATGCGGACGGTCCGACACCAGCGCCAAGCCGGCCGCCGCCGGTGTAGCTGATCGGATCTCGGCGGTCGACGCCGCACGGCCACACACGGGGAAATCAGTGACCGCGCAGCTGACACCCGGACCCGCCGACATCGACCTGGGAGGCGTGCACGCACGGACCTTCGCCTACAACGGTCAGGTCCCCGGACCGCTGATACGTGCGAACGTCGGCGACGAGATCACCGTCAGCGTCACAGCCGGACTCGATCACGCGACCTCGGTGCACTGGCACGGCATCGCGCTGCGCAACGACATGGACGGCGCAGCGCCGGCCACTCCCGACATCTCGCCGGGCGCCAGCTTCACCTACCGGTTCACTTCGCCCTATCCGGGCACCTACTGGGCGCACCCGCACACCGGGCTCGACACCGACTACGGCCTATACCTGCCGGTCATCATCGACGACCCCGCCGATCCCGGCCGCTACGACGCCGAGTGGATCGTCATGCTCGACGACTGGACATCCGGCGTGGGACCCAGCCCCGACCAGATCTTCGAGCAATTGCGCTCGATGAGCGCACCAGGCGGTGCCCCGATGCCCGGTATGGGAGGTATGGGTCCAGCACCAGGCACACGCGGTCCCAACGGCAGTCGACCCAGCGAGCTGCTCGGCAGTGACGGCGGCGACGTGACCTACCCCTACTACCTCGTCAACGGGCGCATTCCCACCGCGGCCACCACTTTCACGGCGAAGCCGGGCCAACGGATCCGACTTCGCCTCATCAACGCCGGAGCCGACACCGCATTCCGGGTGGCTCTGGCAGGACACCGCATGACGGTGACCCACACCGACGGCTTCCCCATTCAACCCACCGATGTCGACGCCCTCCTGCTGGGCATGGGCGAACGCTACGACGTCACCGTGATCGCCGGCGACGGGGTATTTCCTCTCGTCGCCGCAGCCGAAGGCAAAAACGCTGTCGCCCGTGCGCTGCTGTCCACCGCGGCGGGCAGCTCCCCAGACCCGAGCTTCCGCCCTCCTGAACTCACCCGACAGATCGGCACCGTCGAAACTTTTATAGCACCAACACAATTCAACCTACCGCCGAGCAGCGACGTAGCACTGCAGGCCCGCTTGACGGGCACGATGGCCCGCTACGACTGGATGATCAACGGCCACCCCTACGACCACACCGTCCCGTTGACGATCCGAGAGGGCCAACGCGCCACTTTGACCTTCACCAATGCGTCGATGATGTGGCATCCCATGCATCTGCACGGCCATACATTCCAGGTGATCAAAGCCGACGGCAGCCCCGGCCCGCGCAAGGACACCGTGATAGTCAAACCGATGCAGACCATCACCGTCCGCCTTGTCGCCGACAACCCCGGCATCTGGATGCTGCACTGCCACAACGGTTACCACATGGACGCCGGGATGATGACGACCCTCGACTACACCGGCTGA
- a CDS encoding DedA family protein, with translation MQQLIVTYGLIAIFVLMAAESACIPVPSEVTMLLGGALAAGAVSGVHPNVLAVIGVGTAGNVAGSYLAWLVGRYGGRPVLHRWARFVLLRPSEVDRAQDWFARRGSLSVLWARLLPGIRTFISLPAGIAAMPPIRFGVYTLAGCLPWTAALTVAGYTIGANWHVLEQALRGPSYVITAIAVMSVVAAAVVAVRRRRRKDADEAESGRRFVEISTD, from the coding sequence ATGCAACAGTTGATCGTCACATACGGACTAATCGCGATCTTCGTCCTCATGGCCGCAGAGTCGGCCTGCATTCCGGTGCCTTCCGAGGTCACCATGCTGCTCGGCGGCGCGCTGGCCGCCGGCGCGGTGAGCGGTGTGCATCCGAACGTCCTCGCGGTCATCGGCGTGGGCACCGCCGGCAACGTCGCCGGAAGCTACCTGGCCTGGCTCGTCGGCCGCTATGGCGGCCGTCCGGTACTTCATCGTTGGGCGCGGTTCGTACTCCTGCGTCCGTCGGAAGTCGATCGTGCACAGGATTGGTTTGCGCGGCGGGGATCGTTATCTGTGCTCTGGGCGCGCCTGCTGCCCGGCATCAGAACTTTCATCTCGTTACCCGCGGGCATCGCAGCCATGCCGCCGATCCGCTTTGGCGTGTACACGTTGGCAGGTTGTCTGCCGTGGACGGCGGCGCTCACCGTCGCCGGGTACACCATCGGAGCCAACTGGCACGTCCTCGAGCAGGCGCTGCGCGGTCCTAGCTATGTCATCACCGCCATTGCCGTCATGTCCGTCGTAGCCGCCGCTGTCGTCGCAGTGCGACGGCGCCGGAGAAAGGATGCGGACGAGGCGGAAAGCGGACGTCGGTTCGTCGAGATATCGACGGACTGA
- a CDS encoding sensor histidine kinase — protein MLGRFAARSVRGRVSARPSPRVRKPWSWWRPRYWGISARSAFVSASVVLVALIVAGAGLAFILYRSLLSGVDDAASGRVRDIVAALRYDTAAELDAPLVATDQRIVAVQVIDGSGTVVQRSQSAPDAPMVPPASIGTDLRVGLPDGAALDGDARISGLAVTGRTGHYTVLVGAGSEAVESTVRTVIVLLAGAAPIVMAVAAAATYLLVHRSLRSVDAIRSRVSDISATDLHERIPVPSNHNEISALAVTMNEMLARIEAGHEAQRRFVGDASHELRSPVAAILSALDVASAHPELLDEKMAELTLRPEAHRMQSLVEDLLLLARADERGLMLRRREVDLDDLASAEVGRILRETSVPIDAELVPTRLIGDASGLSRVLRNLLDNAVRHAFSSVELRVWPTSTHAVVMVGNDGTAIPEQDRERVFARFVRLDSDRSRRGGGTGLGLAIVAEVVGAHGGTAVITERSGGGTLVTVQLPLRYSPESSR, from the coding sequence ATGCTCGGGAGGTTCGCTGCGCGCTCCGTGCGTGGTCGCGTCAGCGCCAGACCGTCTCCGCGGGTGAGAAAGCCCTGGTCGTGGTGGCGGCCGCGATACTGGGGCATCTCAGCGCGGTCGGCTTTCGTTTCTGCGTCGGTGGTGCTGGTGGCGTTGATCGTGGCCGGCGCAGGATTGGCCTTCATTCTCTACCGTTCGCTGCTCTCAGGCGTCGACGACGCCGCCTCCGGCCGCGTACGCGACATCGTCGCCGCCCTCCGATACGACACTGCGGCCGAACTCGACGCCCCCCTCGTGGCGACCGACCAGCGGATCGTCGCGGTCCAGGTCATAGACGGATCCGGGACGGTAGTCCAGCGCTCGCAATCGGCGCCGGACGCGCCGATGGTCCCACCCGCAAGCATCGGTACGGATTTGAGAGTCGGATTGCCGGATGGCGCCGCGCTCGACGGCGACGCACGGATCAGCGGCTTGGCCGTCACCGGGCGAACAGGCCATTACACCGTGCTGGTCGGCGCCGGCAGCGAAGCCGTCGAGTCAACTGTTCGGACAGTCATTGTCCTTCTCGCCGGGGCCGCACCCATCGTGATGGCCGTAGCGGCCGCAGCGACCTACCTGCTGGTGCATCGGTCACTGCGATCCGTCGACGCGATTCGCAGCCGCGTCTCCGACATCAGTGCCACCGATCTCCACGAACGGATTCCGGTGCCGTCGAACCACAACGAGATTTCGGCGCTCGCGGTGACGATGAACGAAATGCTTGCCCGCATCGAGGCGGGCCACGAGGCACAACGTCGATTTGTCGGCGACGCGTCGCATGAATTGCGCAGTCCGGTAGCGGCCATTCTGTCCGCTCTCGACGTCGCTTCTGCGCATCCCGAGCTCCTCGACGAGAAAATGGCAGAATTGACCCTTCGGCCCGAGGCGCACCGGATGCAATCCCTGGTCGAGGATCTGCTACTGCTGGCTCGCGCGGACGAACGCGGCCTCATGTTGCGGCGCCGCGAAGTGGATCTCGACGACCTCGCGTCCGCCGAGGTGGGGCGAATACTGCGAGAGACTTCGGTGCCAATCGACGCCGAGCTGGTGCCCACCCGTCTCATCGGGGATGCGAGTGGCCTTTCGCGTGTGCTGCGCAACCTGCTCGACAACGCTGTACGGCACGCCTTTTCGTCCGTCGAGCTCCGGGTGTGGCCCACGTCCACCCATGCTGTGGTGATGGTAGGCAACGACGGCACAGCCATTCCCGAACAGGACCGGGAAAGGGTGTTCGCCCGTTTCGTTCGCCTCGACTCCGACCGCTCCCGACGCGGCGGCGGGACAGGATTGGGACTCGCGATCGTCGCAGAAGTCGTCGGCGCACATGGAGGCACGGCCGTGATCACTGAGCGCAGCGGCGGTGGCACGCTGGTAACCGTTCAACTACCGCTGCGGTATTCCCCGGAGTCAAGCCGGTAG
- a CDS encoding COG4705 family protein: MSETTRLTVNTPPRVALSKVPEITIWFWVIKILCTTVGESFADWINMTLGVGLVPTAVIFTFVLCVVLGCQMALNRYQPFAYWLTVVVLSVTGTLYTDILTDALGVPLAVSTAVFAVALAAVFGVWYARERTLSIHSIVTLPRESFYWVAILVTFALGTAVGDWTLELTGWGPGLSVLLPAGLIVAIAIGWRLGANAVLSFWLAYILTRPLGANLGDWLGLPKDEQGLGLGVAVTSVIFLVAILATVVYLSVTHADVIGAPDEPRAVRPGREKVMLGYFAVLAVATAALLTFAHAQPHATPSAESESGPTAIAPITAGQATAHFPAAEITNFRAITTQMLTQIQGGDQAGATTSAKNLETAWDADQSKLQAMDGATWTAIDGRIDAVLTAVRATDPDPAVETKTLSDLLSALQ, translated from the coding sequence ATGAGCGAGACGACGCGGTTGACGGTGAACACTCCCCCACGCGTGGCATTGAGCAAGGTGCCCGAGATCACCATCTGGTTCTGGGTCATCAAGATCCTGTGCACCACGGTGGGTGAGAGTTTCGCCGATTGGATCAATATGACCCTCGGCGTCGGGCTCGTGCCGACCGCCGTCATCTTCACATTCGTGCTGTGTGTCGTCCTCGGGTGCCAAATGGCGCTTAACCGTTACCAGCCGTTCGCCTATTGGCTCACCGTGGTGGTTCTCAGTGTGACCGGCACGTTGTACACCGACATTCTCACGGACGCTCTGGGAGTGCCGCTCGCCGTCAGCACCGCTGTCTTTGCTGTGGCTCTCGCCGCGGTGTTCGGGGTCTGGTACGCCCGTGAACGGACCCTGTCGATTCACAGCATCGTCACGCTGCCGCGCGAGTCGTTTTACTGGGTGGCCATTTTGGTCACGTTCGCGTTGGGTACAGCGGTCGGCGACTGGACGCTGGAGCTGACCGGCTGGGGCCCTGGCCTGTCGGTGCTGCTACCCGCCGGCCTGATCGTCGCAATTGCCATCGGTTGGAGACTGGGCGCCAACGCGGTGCTGTCGTTCTGGCTCGCATATATCCTCACGCGGCCGCTGGGAGCCAATCTCGGTGACTGGCTGGGCCTGCCGAAAGACGAGCAGGGGCTCGGGCTGGGGGTGGCGGTGACGAGCGTCATCTTCCTCGTTGCGATCCTCGCGACGGTGGTCTACCTCTCCGTGACGCACGCCGATGTTATCGGGGCGCCCGACGAGCCGCGAGCCGTCCGTCCAGGACGAGAAAAGGTCATGCTCGGCTACTTCGCCGTGTTGGCTGTGGCGACCGCAGCGCTGCTCACCTTCGCTCATGCGCAGCCGCACGCCACGCCGTCTGCTGAGTCAGAGAGCGGCCCCACCGCCATCGCACCGATTACCGCGGGTCAGGCGACTGCCCACTTCCCCGCCGCAGAGATCACGAACTTCCGTGCCATCACCACTCAGATGCTGACTCAGATACAGGGCGGAGATCAAGCGGGAGCCACCACGAGCGCCAAGAACCTCGAAACTGCCTGGGATGCCGACCAATCGAAGCTCCAAGCGATGGACGGCGCGACGTGGACCGCCATCGACGGACGCATCGACGCCGTCCTCACCGCAGTCCGGGCCACTGATCCCGACCCGGCCGTCGAGACCAAAACGCTCAGCGACCTGCTGAGCGCGCTGCAATAG
- a CDS encoding HAMP domain-containing sensor histidine kinase translates to MRARTGLGMRRRLLLAQTLVLLAGGVTTWIVAAVVGPPLFREHLHQAGVPHNSSEQFHAEQAYQHATAISIAVAITVAALTAFVVAAYFSRRLQRSVIEVSTAATAVAEGHYDIRVAPPQLGDEFDELACAFNQMAERLQAVESTRRRLFGDLAHEIRTPVSVLEAYLEAVEDGVKTLDPQTISMLREQTGRLVRFSADAAALAQAEEAHTTITPEWVDSRQLADAVTAAVADRYAAKGVAVTTRVADGPRLWADRQRLAQVLGNLLDNALRHTPPGGHVTLGVALVGTDAVFTVADDGEGVAAEHLPHLFERFYRADSARDRDHGGAGIGLAIAKALTEAHGGRISAASRGPGTGTTFTVTVPTRQPAGNSGEPRQTASTVGP, encoded by the coding sequence ATGAGAGCGCGGACGGGTCTGGGAATGCGGCGGCGTCTGCTGCTGGCGCAGACGCTGGTGCTGCTCGCCGGCGGCGTCACCACATGGATCGTGGCGGCGGTAGTCGGGCCGCCGCTGTTTCGCGAGCACCTCCACCAAGCCGGCGTCCCCCACAATTCCAGCGAACAGTTCCACGCCGAGCAGGCTTACCAGCACGCCACCGCTATCTCCATCGCCGTGGCGATCACGGTCGCGGCGCTGACGGCGTTCGTGGTCGCCGCATACTTCAGCCGGCGGTTGCAGCGCTCCGTGATCGAAGTATCCACGGCAGCAACAGCTGTGGCTGAGGGGCATTACGATATCCGGGTGGCGCCCCCGCAGCTCGGTGACGAATTCGATGAACTGGCGTGCGCTTTCAACCAGATGGCGGAGCGCCTACAGGCGGTGGAATCGACGCGCCGCCGACTGTTCGGGGATTTGGCCCATGAGATACGTACACCGGTGTCGGTGCTCGAGGCCTATCTGGAAGCTGTCGAAGACGGCGTGAAAACTCTTGATCCTCAGACCATCTCGATGCTGCGCGAGCAGACCGGCCGGTTGGTGCGCTTCTCGGCCGACGCCGCCGCGCTCGCGCAGGCGGAAGAAGCTCATACGACCATTACACCCGAATGGGTGGATTCCAGGCAGCTGGCCGACGCGGTGACCGCCGCGGTCGCCGATCGCTATGCCGCCAAGGGTGTCGCTGTGACAACGCGCGTGGCCGATGGGCCGCGGCTGTGGGCCGACAGGCAGCGGCTGGCCCAGGTGCTGGGAAACCTTCTCGATAATGCGTTGCGCCACACGCCTCCCGGCGGCCACGTCACCCTGGGGGTTGCGCTTGTCGGCACCGATGCCGTCTTCACCGTCGCCGATGACGGCGAGGGCGTCGCCGCCGAGCACCTCCCGCACCTGTTCGAGCGCTTCTATCGCGCCGACAGCGCTCGGGACCGCGATCACGGAGGCGCGGGGATCGGGCTCGCGATCGCCAAGGCCCTGACGGAAGCCCACGGCGGCCGCATCAGCGCGGCCAGCCGCGGGCCCGGAACCGGGACCACCTTCACCGTGACGGTGCCGACCCGGCAGCCGGCGGGGAACTCGGGGGAGCCGCGGCAAACAGCTTCCACCGTCGGGCCATAG
- a CDS encoding response regulator transcription factor — translation MGAMDSAPRPSVGTANSGYRALVVDDEAPLAEVVASYLEREQFDVTVRHSGADALAVARDVDPDVVVLDLGLPGIDGVEVCRQLRTFSDAYVVMLTARDSEVDKIVGLSVGADDYVTKPFSPRELVARIRAMLRRPRTVGAPVPVRNARDASAPAPRVFGSLTIDVAGRAVHLDGEPINLTRTEFDILAALSSRPGVVWSRRQLIDAIWGEPWVGNDHLVDVHVGHVRRKLGDDPSNPRFVFTVRGVGYRMGTGQ, via the coding sequence ATGGGAGCCATGGACAGTGCTCCGCGACCTTCGGTCGGTACGGCCAATTCGGGGTACCGCGCCCTCGTCGTCGATGACGAGGCGCCGTTGGCTGAGGTAGTGGCGAGTTATCTGGAGCGCGAACAGTTCGACGTGACGGTGCGCCACAGCGGGGCCGACGCGCTGGCGGTGGCGCGGGATGTCGATCCCGATGTGGTGGTGTTGGATCTCGGGCTGCCTGGTATCGACGGCGTGGAGGTCTGCCGCCAATTGCGAACGTTTTCCGATGCCTACGTGGTGATGCTGACCGCCCGCGACAGCGAGGTCGACAAGATCGTCGGCCTTTCGGTTGGTGCGGACGACTATGTGACCAAGCCGTTCAGCCCACGAGAACTGGTCGCCCGGATCCGGGCCATGCTGCGCCGCCCCCGCACCGTCGGCGCACCGGTCCCGGTGAGGAACGCACGTGACGCCTCGGCACCGGCACCCCGGGTGTTCGGGTCCTTGACGATCGATGTCGCCGGTCGAGCAGTTCACCTGGACGGCGAACCAATCAATCTGACCCGCACCGAATTCGACATTCTGGCCGCCCTGTCTTCGCGTCCGGGCGTGGTGTGGAGTCGCCGGCAGCTCATCGACGCGATCTGGGGCGAACCGTGGGTGGGCAACGACCACCTCGTCGACGTCCACGTCGGCCATGTCCGCCGAAAGTTGGGCGATGACCCGTCCAACCCGAGGTTCGTGTTCACCGTGCGCGGCGTCGGCTACCGGATGGGAACCGGGCAATGA
- a CDS encoding SHOCT domain-containing protein, which produces MMFWTDHNMSGWGYAGMGIGMVLFWLLVLAGIVALFRYGTGTTRSRDIPPPQPYADSPEQLLAIRFAQGEIDDQEYQMRLAVLRDAMRR; this is translated from the coding sequence ATGATGTTCTGGACCGACCACAACATGAGCGGATGGGGGTACGCGGGCATGGGGATCGGCATGGTGCTGTTCTGGTTACTCGTCCTCGCCGGCATTGTCGCCTTGTTTCGGTACGGCACCGGAACAACCCGCTCACGAGATATCCCGCCACCCCAGCCGTACGCCGACTCACCAGAGCAACTTCTGGCCATCCGCTTCGCACAAGGCGAGATCGACGATCAGGAATACCAGATGCGACTGGCCGTGCTCCGTGATGCCATGCGCCGGTAG